Proteins encoded within one genomic window of Sphaerotilus montanus:
- the cysM gene encoding cysteine synthase CysM: protein MPAYQTIEDVIGRTPLVRLQRLPGADAAERGNVLLAKLEGNNPAGSVKDRPAISMIRRAEERGEIRPGDTLIEATSGNTGIALAMAAAVRGYRMVLIMPEDLSIERAQTMKAFGAELVLTPKAGGMEYARDLAEQMQRDGKGRVLDQFSNLDNPRVHYETTGPELWTDTGGQITHFVSAMGTTGTITGTSRYLKEMNPAVRIIGAQPSEGSRIPGIRKWPEAYLPKIYEPRHVDELVLVSQADAEDMARRMAREEGLFAGISAAGACWAALQLSLQVRDATIVFIVCDRGDRYLSTGVFPA, encoded by the coding sequence ATGCCCGCCTACCAGACCATCGAAGACGTGATCGGCCGCACCCCGCTCGTGCGCCTGCAGCGCCTGCCCGGCGCAGACGCCGCCGAACGCGGCAACGTCCTCCTGGCCAAGCTCGAAGGCAACAACCCGGCCGGCTCGGTGAAAGACCGCCCCGCCATCAGCATGATCCGCCGCGCCGAGGAGCGCGGCGAGATCCGGCCCGGCGACACGCTGATCGAAGCCACCTCGGGCAACACCGGCATCGCGCTGGCCATGGCCGCTGCGGTGCGCGGCTACCGCATGGTGCTGATCATGCCGGAGGACCTGTCCATCGAACGCGCCCAGACCATGAAGGCCTTCGGCGCCGAACTCGTGCTCACGCCCAAGGCCGGCGGCATGGAGTACGCCCGCGACCTGGCCGAACAGATGCAGCGCGACGGCAAGGGCCGCGTGCTCGACCAGTTCTCCAACCTGGACAACCCACGCGTCCACTACGAGACCACCGGCCCCGAACTCTGGACCGACACCGGCGGGCAGATCACCCACTTCGTCAGCGCCATGGGCACCACCGGCACCATCACCGGCACCTCGCGCTACCTCAAGGAGATGAACCCGGCGGTGCGCATCATCGGTGCACAGCCGTCCGAGGGCTCGCGCATTCCCGGCATCCGCAAGTGGCCCGAGGCCTATCTGCCGAAGATCTACGAGCCGCGCCACGTGGACGAACTGGTGCTCGTCAGCCAGGCCGATGCCGAGGACATGGCACGCCGCATGGCCCGCGAAGAAGGCCTGTTCGCCGGCATCTCCGCCGCGGGCGCCTGCTGGGCAGCGCTGCAACTCTCGCTGCAGGTACGCGACGCGACCATTGTCTTCATCGTCTGCGACCGGGGCGACCGCTACCTGTCAACCGGCGTCTTCCCCGCGTGA
- the pcnB gene encoding polynucleotide adenylyltransferase PcnB has translation MIKKFIDKLLGKSAGKTPSGPQTLAAEPEAAVPVGPVIGVRVEVPVSEHGINPALLDDRAVKVVTTLQDAGYEAYVVGGAVRDLLLGHRPKDFDVATSATPEQVKALFRRAFIIGRRFRIVHVVHGRGREHEVIEVSTFRAYLDASAAEQVAGNEKTSKSELAGKSHVVDASGRVLRDNVWGPQDEDAARRDFTVNALYYDPRRQIVVDYHHGLADARKRLLRMIGDPVTRYREDPVRIIRVVRFAAKLGFEIEAGTRKPIRACADLLANVPASRLFDEMIKLLQTGHSLASLEELRKQGLHKGIFPILDAVLDDAHQHDGREQFIQRALADTDRRVGEGKPVAPSFMLACMLWHDVLRRAAQLRAKGEHPTAALQAATDAVFDARIGDISGRGKLAADMREIWLMQPRFERRTPSSALSLVEQVRFRAGFDFLRLRADSGEVDADLARWWEEFSTANEAVREDLLTEARVQDQARRAAGGASAPARVQAAEGAEGAEGDAALAGAPAPAARKRRRRRKPAGDRSAATSAPAPDDTATS, from the coding sequence ATGATCAAGAAATTCATCGACAAGCTGCTTGGCAAATCTGCCGGCAAGACGCCCTCCGGTCCGCAGACGCTCGCCGCCGAACCCGAGGCGGCGGTGCCGGTCGGGCCGGTGATCGGCGTGCGGGTGGAGGTGCCCGTGTCCGAACACGGCATCAACCCGGCCCTGCTCGACGACCGCGCCGTGAAGGTGGTCACCACGCTGCAGGACGCGGGCTACGAGGCCTATGTGGTCGGCGGCGCCGTGCGCGACCTGCTGCTCGGCCACCGCCCCAAGGACTTCGACGTGGCGACCAGCGCGACGCCCGAGCAGGTGAAGGCGCTGTTCCGCCGCGCCTTCATCATCGGCCGGCGCTTCCGCATCGTCCACGTCGTGCACGGCCGCGGCCGCGAGCACGAGGTGATCGAGGTCTCCACCTTCCGCGCCTACCTCGACGCGAGTGCCGCCGAGCAGGTCGCCGGCAACGAGAAGACCTCGAAATCCGAACTGGCCGGCAAGAGCCACGTCGTGGACGCCAGCGGCCGCGTGCTGCGCGACAACGTCTGGGGCCCGCAGGACGAGGACGCCGCGCGCCGCGACTTCACCGTCAACGCGCTCTACTACGACCCGCGCCGCCAGATCGTCGTCGACTACCACCACGGCCTGGCCGACGCCAGGAAGCGCCTGCTGCGCATGATCGGCGACCCGGTGACGCGTTACCGCGAAGACCCGGTGCGCATCATCCGCGTCGTGCGTTTCGCGGCCAAGCTCGGCTTCGAGATCGAGGCCGGCACGCGCAAGCCGATCCGCGCCTGCGCCGACCTGCTGGCCAACGTGCCGGCGAGCCGGTTGTTCGACGAGATGATCAAGCTGCTGCAGACGGGCCACTCGCTCGCCAGCCTGGAAGAGCTGCGCAAGCAGGGCCTGCACAAGGGCATCTTCCCGATCCTGGACGCCGTGCTCGACGACGCGCACCAGCACGATGGCCGCGAGCAGTTCATCCAGCGCGCGCTGGCCGACACCGACCGCCGCGTCGGCGAGGGCAAGCCGGTGGCGCCGAGCTTCATGCTGGCCTGCATGCTGTGGCACGACGTGCTGCGCCGGGCCGCGCAGCTGCGCGCCAAGGGCGAACATCCCACCGCCGCGCTGCAGGCCGCCACGGACGCCGTGTTCGACGCCCGCATCGGCGACATCTCCGGCCGCGGCAAGCTGGCCGCCGACATGCGCGAGATCTGGCTGATGCAGCCGCGTTTCGAACGCCGCACCCCTTCGTCGGCGCTGTCGCTGGTGGAGCAGGTGCGCTTCCGGGCGGGCTTCGATTTCCTGCGCCTGCGCGCCGATTCCGGGGAGGTCGACGCCGATCTGGCCCGCTGGTGGGAGGAGTTCTCCACCGCGAACGAGGCCGTGCGCGAGGACCTGCTGACCGAGGCCCGCGTGCAGGACCAGGCCCGCCGCGCCGCTGGTGGTGCGTCCGCGCCCGCCCGTGTGCAGGCGGCCGAGGGCGCTGAGGGCGCCGAGGGCGATGCGGCGCTGGCCGGCGCACCGGCTCCCGCCGCGCGCAAGCGCCGTCGCCGCCGCAAGCCGGCCGGGGACCGTTCCGCCGCCACCTCTGCACCCGCACCGGATGACACGGCCACGTCCTGA
- a CDS encoding HAD family hydrolase: protein MPQNDRHLCLFDLDGTLIPIDSDHAFGEFMVAIGWANGDTFRARNDAFYADYQAGTLDLPAYIAFTTAAWRDRPLAESAAAHARFMAEVLRPNVHPQARELVRFHQQRGDLVAIVTATNEFVTAPIAAEFDIDHLLAVQLDREPDGRWAGTIRGTPTFREGKVGRVHDWLAGLGHRLSDFSGISVYSDSPNDLPLLELATEPVATNPSPALEATACERGWRILRLFP, encoded by the coding sequence ATGCCCCAGAACGACCGCCACCTCTGCCTGTTCGACCTCGACGGCACCCTGATCCCCATCGACTCCGACCACGCCTTCGGCGAGTTCATGGTGGCGATCGGCTGGGCCAACGGCGACACCTTCCGCGCCCGCAACGACGCCTTCTACGCCGACTACCAGGCCGGCACGCTCGACCTGCCGGCCTACATCGCCTTCACCACCGCCGCCTGGCGCGACCGTCCGCTGGCCGAATCGGCGGCCGCGCATGCCCGCTTCATGGCCGAGGTGCTGCGTCCGAACGTGCACCCGCAGGCCCGTGAGCTGGTGCGTTTTCACCAGCAGCGTGGCGATCTCGTGGCCATCGTCACCGCGACCAACGAATTCGTCACCGCGCCGATCGCCGCCGAGTTCGACATCGACCACCTCCTGGCTGTCCAGCTCGACCGCGAACCCGACGGTCGCTGGGCGGGTACCATCCGCGGCACGCCCACCTTCCGCGAAGGCAAGGTCGGCCGGGTCCACGACTGGCTTGCCGGCCTGGGCCACCGCCTGAGCGACTTCTCCGGCATCAGCGTCTACAGCGACTCGCCCAACGACCTGCCGCTGCTGGAATTGGCCACCGAACCGGTGGCGACCAACCCGAGTCCCGCGCTCGAAGCCACTGCCTGCGAACGCGGCTGGCGCATCCTGCGGCTCTTCCCATGA
- a CDS encoding CDP-6-deoxy-delta-3,4-glucoseen reductase, whose product MTFTVTVQPAGRSFEVARDEAMLPAAIRQGIGLPYGCKDGACGSCKSRLLEGRVIHGAHQLKALSAAEEASGLVLTCCATPQTDCVIESRQVTSVGQFPVLKMPVRVTTIERRAPDVAVLTLQLPGNQVFQYHAGQYIEFILRDGARRSYSMASAPETAQGQMELHIRHMPGGRFTDHVFGAMKEREILRVEGPFGSFFLREDSAKPVVLLASGTGFAPIKALIEHMQAHGMDREAVLYWGCRSEADLYLHDWALEMARMLPWLRYVPVLSEPGVAWQGRTGFVHRAVMADLPDLSGHQVYACGAPVMVAAAQRDLVAQCALPAEEFYADAFTSEADKHGA is encoded by the coding sequence ATGACTTTCACGGTGACAGTGCAGCCTGCAGGCCGCAGCTTCGAGGTGGCGCGCGACGAGGCGATGCTGCCGGCGGCGATCCGCCAGGGGATCGGTCTGCCCTACGGTTGCAAGGATGGCGCCTGCGGATCCTGCAAGAGCCGGCTGCTCGAAGGGCGCGTCATCCACGGCGCGCACCAGCTCAAGGCGCTCAGCGCGGCCGAGGAGGCGTCCGGCCTGGTCCTCACCTGCTGCGCCACGCCGCAGACGGACTGCGTGATCGAGTCCCGGCAGGTGACGTCGGTGGGGCAGTTCCCGGTGCTGAAGATGCCGGTGCGGGTCACCACGATCGAGCGCCGCGCACCGGACGTGGCCGTGCTGACGCTGCAGTTGCCGGGCAACCAGGTGTTCCAGTACCACGCAGGCCAGTACATCGAGTTCATCCTGCGGGATGGCGCCCGGCGCAGCTACTCGATGGCGAGCGCACCGGAGACCGCGCAGGGGCAGATGGAGCTCCACATCCGCCACATGCCCGGCGGGCGCTTCACCGACCATGTGTTCGGGGCGATGAAGGAGCGCGAGATCCTGCGTGTGGAGGGGCCGTTCGGCAGCTTCTTCCTGCGCGAGGACAGTGCGAAGCCGGTCGTGCTGCTGGCCTCCGGCACCGGTTTTGCGCCGATCAAGGCGCTGATCGAGCACATGCAGGCGCATGGCATGGACCGCGAGGCGGTGCTGTACTGGGGTTGCCGCAGCGAGGCCGATCTCTATCTGCACGACTGGGCGCTGGAGATGGCGCGCATGCTGCCCTGGCTGCGCTATGTGCCGGTGCTCTCGGAGCCTGGCGTGGCATGGCAGGGGCGCACGGGCTTCGTGCACCGCGCGGTGATGGCGGATCTGCCGGATCTGTCCGGACACCAGGTCTACGCCTGCGGTGCGCCGGTCATGGTGGCGGCTGCGCAGCGTGATCTGGTGGCGCAGTGCGCCCTGCCGGCGGAAGAGTTCTACGCCGACGCGTTCACCAGCGAGGCGGACAAGCACGGCGCCTGA
- the murJ gene encoding murein biosynthesis integral membrane protein MurJ, translating to MSLLRSASVVSALTLASRVTGLVREQLIAAAFGASSATDAFQVAFRIPNLLRRLFAEGAFSQAFVPILAASRTTHGDAATQTLIDAVATVLMWALVVVCAVGVLGSPVLVWVMASGLPAEAQDSAVVMTRLMFPYIGCMSLVALSAGILNSWKRFAVPAITPVLLNLSVIGAAWLLAPQFPRWGIAPVYALAVGVMIGGLLQLGVQLPALRAVGVMPHLGFTVAAFRQAWAHEGVHRILKQMAPALLGVSVAQLSLLVNTQIASHLAAGSVSWLTYADRLMEFPTALLGVAMGVVLLPQLSAAQAQGDMERYSALLDWGLRLVVLLALPCAVALLVFPQPLVAVLYHYGRFTAADVQQTVLALMGYGAGLMGLVAIKVLAPGFYARQDIRTPVRIAITVLALTQVMNAIFVPLLGHAGLALSIGLAALVNATWLLIGLRKRGSYQPSPGWLAFGLRVGAGCAVMGGGLAWAARSIDWIGLQAHSGLRVGVLAGVLALAGLVYFGVLLLAGVNLRQFARR from the coding sequence ATGAGTCTGCTTCGTTCTGCCTCTGTCGTGTCCGCGCTCACGCTGGCGTCCCGGGTCACCGGACTCGTGCGCGAGCAGCTCATCGCGGCGGCCTTCGGGGCGAGCAGTGCCACCGATGCGTTCCAGGTCGCCTTCCGCATCCCGAACCTGCTGCGCCGCCTGTTTGCCGAAGGGGCCTTCTCGCAGGCCTTCGTGCCGATCCTGGCGGCCTCCCGCACGACCCACGGGGATGCGGCCACGCAGACGCTGATCGATGCCGTGGCCACCGTGCTGATGTGGGCGCTGGTGGTCGTGTGCGCGGTCGGGGTGCTCGGCTCGCCGGTGCTGGTGTGGGTGATGGCCTCCGGTCTGCCGGCCGAGGCGCAGGACTCGGCCGTCGTGATGACGCGGCTGATGTTCCCCTACATCGGCTGCATGTCGCTGGTGGCGCTGTCGGCCGGCATCCTGAATTCGTGGAAGCGCTTCGCGGTGCCGGCCATCACGCCGGTGCTGCTCAACCTGAGCGTGATCGGCGCGGCGTGGCTGCTGGCGCCGCAGTTCCCGCGCTGGGGCATTGCGCCGGTGTACGCGCTGGCGGTGGGGGTGATGATCGGCGGGCTGCTGCAGCTCGGCGTGCAGCTGCCGGCGCTGCGCGCGGTCGGCGTGATGCCGCACCTCGGATTCACCGTCGCGGCCTTTCGCCAGGCCTGGGCGCACGAGGGCGTGCACCGCATCCTGAAGCAGATGGCGCCGGCGCTGCTCGGCGTGTCGGTGGCGCAGCTGTCGCTGCTGGTGAACACGCAGATCGCCTCGCACCTCGCCGCCGGCTCGGTGTCCTGGCTGACCTATGCCGACCGGCTGATGGAGTTCCCGACCGCCTTGCTGGGCGTCGCGATGGGCGTGGTGCTGCTGCCGCAGCTGTCGGCTGCGCAGGCACAGGGCGACATGGAGCGCTACTCGGCGCTGCTGGACTGGGGGCTGCGCCTGGTGGTGCTGCTGGCGCTGCCATGCGCGGTGGCGCTGCTGGTGTTTCCGCAGCCGCTGGTGGCGGTGCTCTACCACTATGGCCGCTTCACCGCAGCCGATGTGCAGCAGACGGTGCTGGCGCTGATGGGCTACGGGGCCGGGCTGATGGGCCTGGTGGCGATCAAGGTGCTGGCGCCGGGCTTCTACGCCCGGCAGGACATCCGCACTCCCGTGCGCATCGCCATCACCGTGCTCGCGCTGACGCAGGTGATGAACGCCATCTTCGTGCCGCTGCTGGGGCACGCCGGGCTGGCGCTGTCGATCGGGCTGGCGGCGCTGGTCAACGCGACCTGGCTGCTGATCGGCCTGCGCAAGCGGGGCAGCTACCAGCCGTCGCCTGGCTGGCTGGCGTTCGGGCTGCGCGTGGGGGCGGGCTGTGCGGTGATGGGGGGCGGGCTGGCGTGGGCAGCCCGGTCGATCGACTGGATCGGTCTGCAGGCGCACTCGGGGCTGCGTGTGGGCGTGCTGGCCGGGGTGCTGGCACTGGCGGGGCTGGTGTATTTCGGCGTGCTGCTGCTGGCCGGGGTCAACTTGCGGCAATTTGCACGCCGTTGA
- a CDS encoding SirB1 family protein, whose product MECSSPSPLDYFAALVRDDDSLSLTEAAGAIALVDHPALDLAALQTELDELAQRLRQRLPADAGALQRVRGLHQFFYRDLGFGGNVNDLRDADNSHLHAVLQRRRGLPIALAVLYLELAGQLGLQADGISFPGHFLIKLHLPLGDAVIDPVDGRSLTRAELEERLEPYLGHEMRLELETGMGLGEMLSDYLQPASGREILSRMLRNLARLHREDGDLPRLLQVQHRQVVLEPLDWALRRERGQTLAALGQTALAIEDLALYLQHAGATPDRARVSAQLAALRDAGPPRWH is encoded by the coding sequence ATGGAGTGCTCCTCGCCGTCCCCGCTGGACTATTTCGCCGCCCTCGTGCGCGATGACGACAGCCTGTCGCTGACCGAAGCGGCCGGCGCCATCGCGCTGGTCGACCACCCGGCGCTCGACCTCGCCGCGCTGCAGACCGAGCTGGACGAGCTTGCGCAGCGCCTGCGGCAGCGTCTGCCGGCCGATGCCGGCGCGCTGCAGCGGGTGCGGGGCCTGCACCAGTTTTTTTACCGGGATCTCGGTTTCGGCGGCAACGTCAATGACCTGCGCGACGCTGACAACAGCCACCTCCACGCGGTGCTGCAGCGCCGGCGCGGCCTGCCGATCGCGCTGGCAGTGCTCTACCTCGAACTCGCCGGGCAGCTTGGCCTGCAGGCGGACGGCATCTCCTTTCCTGGCCATTTCCTCATCAAGCTGCATCTGCCGCTGGGCGACGCGGTGATCGACCCCGTCGATGGCCGCTCGCTGACCCGTGCGGAGCTGGAGGAGCGGCTGGAGCCCTACCTTGGCCACGAGATGCGGCTGGAGCTGGAGACCGGCATGGGGCTGGGCGAGATGCTCAGCGACTACCTCCAGCCGGCGTCGGGGCGCGAGATCCTGTCGCGCATGCTGCGCAACCTCGCCCGGCTGCACCGCGAGGACGGCGACCTGCCGCGCCTGCTGCAGGTGCAGCACCGCCAGGTCGTGCTGGAGCCGCTCGACTGGGCCCTGCGCCGCGAGCGCGGCCAGACGCTCGCGGCACTCGGCCAGACCGCGCTGGCCATCGAGGACCTGGCGCTCTACCTGCAGCACGCAGGGGCCACGCCGGACCGGGCACGGGTGTCGGCGCAGCTGGCCGCCTTGCGGGATGCCGGTCCGCCACGGTGGCACTGA
- the rpsT gene encoding 30S ribosomal protein S20, with amino-acid sequence MATASKAKKKTVRIASGRKRVRQDVKLNAANTSLRSKFRTAVKGVLKAVATGDKAKAGDTFKSAQAVIDSIADKGIFHKNKAARIKSRLSAKVKALAVAAA; translated from the coding sequence ATGGCCACCGCTTCCAAAGCCAAGAAGAAGACCGTCCGCATCGCCTCCGGCCGCAAGCGCGTCCGCCAGGACGTCAAGCTGAATGCCGCCAACACCTCGCTGCGTTCGAAGTTCCGCACCGCTGTCAAGGGCGTGCTGAAGGCCGTCGCCACGGGCGACAAGGCCAAGGCCGGTGACACGTTCAAGTCCGCCCAGGCCGTGATCGATTCGATCGCCGACAAGGGCATCTTCCACAAGAACAAGGCCGCCCGCATCAAGAGCCGCCTGTCTGCCAAGGTCAAGGCCCTGGCGGTTGCCGCTGCCTAA
- the hda gene encoding DnaA regulatory inactivator Hda — protein MRQVPLAFGPEPVLRFDTFLPGGNAQWEQVLMALLSPSPSMPLYLWGPPGSGKTHLLQAAVSQAQSFGLRTMKFDLTTSTPWEYDEDARLLLLDDCDRYDADRQHEAFRMFIEATIAGVPIIAGGRLPPVDLPVRDDLRTRLAWGLVYRLVPPTDEQVCALLRRDATRRGIPLSDEVLACLLGHGERDLTHLMDLLGRLDRYALATKRPVTLPLLRQMLAEPDLHTI, from the coding sequence ATGCGGCAGGTGCCGCTCGCCTTCGGACCGGAGCCGGTGCTCCGGTTCGACACCTTCCTGCCCGGCGGCAACGCCCAGTGGGAGCAGGTGCTCATGGCCCTGCTGTCGCCGAGTCCGTCGATGCCGCTGTACCTGTGGGGCCCGCCCGGCAGCGGCAAGACGCACCTGCTGCAGGCGGCCGTCAGCCAGGCGCAGTCCTTCGGGCTGCGCACGATGAAGTTCGACCTCACGACGTCCACCCCCTGGGAGTACGACGAGGACGCGCGCCTGCTGCTGCTCGACGACTGTGACCGCTACGATGCCGACCGCCAGCACGAGGCCTTCCGCATGTTCATCGAGGCGACGATCGCCGGCGTGCCCATCATCGCGGGCGGTCGGCTGCCGCCGGTGGACCTGCCGGTGCGCGACGACCTGCGCACGCGGCTGGCCTGGGGCCTCGTCTACCGGCTGGTGCCCCCGACCGACGAGCAGGTCTGCGCGCTGCTGCGGCGCGATGCGACCCGCCGGGGCATCCCCCTGAGCGACGAGGTGCTGGCCTGTCTGCTCGGCCACGGCGAGCGCGACCTGACCCACCTGATGGACCTGCTGGGCCGCCTCGACCGCTACGCGCTGGCGACCAAGCGGCCGGTGACGCTGCCGCTGCTGCGCCAGATGCTGGCCGAACCCGACCTGCACACGATCTGA
- a CDS encoding SDR family oxidoreductase, translated as MPHPTRLCAARSAAPRPLRRMRQPRLLIVGCGDVGQRVAKALGRGWSVRALTSQPERAAILRAQGITPLIGNLDTPASLHRLGALAPRVLHLAPPPGSGEADPRTRHLLQALGQHGVCRRLVYGSTTGVYGDTGGARFDETRTVAPVNARARRRVAAESSIRRWAVDQGVQASILRIPGIYAGDRPGGHPRERLARGTPVLCAEDDVYTNHIHADDLARLCIAALLRGRPQRIWHACDDTELKMGDYFDLAARLCGLPPPRRISREEARAQLSPMLLSFMSESRRLDNRRMKRELRVALRYPDVTTGLLA; from the coding sequence ATGCCCCACCCCACCCGCCTGTGCGCCGCCCGCTCCGCAGCCCCGAGACCCTTGCGCCGCATGCGACAGCCGCGCCTGCTGATCGTCGGCTGCGGCGACGTCGGCCAGCGCGTCGCCAAGGCCCTCGGCCGAGGCTGGAGCGTGCGCGCACTCACCTCGCAGCCAGAGCGCGCCGCCATCCTGCGCGCGCAGGGCATCACGCCGCTGATCGGCAACCTGGACACGCCCGCCTCGCTGCACCGCCTGGGCGCCCTCGCCCCGCGCGTGCTGCATCTGGCGCCTCCACCCGGCAGCGGCGAGGCCGACCCCCGCACCCGGCATCTCCTGCAGGCGCTCGGCCAGCACGGCGTCTGCCGGCGCCTCGTCTACGGCAGCACCACCGGCGTCTATGGCGACACCGGCGGCGCCCGCTTCGACGAGACCCGCACCGTCGCCCCGGTCAACGCCCGCGCCCGGCGCCGGGTCGCCGCCGAATCGTCCATCCGCCGCTGGGCGGTCGACCAAGGCGTGCAGGCCTCGATCCTGCGCATCCCCGGCATCTACGCCGGGGACCGGCCGGGCGGCCACCCGCGCGAGCGGCTGGCACGCGGCACGCCGGTGCTGTGCGCCGAAGACGACGTCTACACCAACCACATCCACGCCGATGATCTGGCCCGCCTGTGCATCGCGGCGCTGCTGCGGGGACGGCCGCAGCGCATCTGGCACGCCTGCGACGACACCGAACTGAAGATGGGGGACTATTTCGATCTGGCGGCCCGGCTGTGCGGACTGCCCCCGCCACGGCGGATCTCGCGCGAGGAAGCACGGGCACAACTCAGCCCGATGCTGCTGAGCTTCATGAGCGAGTCGCGCCGGCTGGACAACCGACGCATGAAGCGGGAATTGCGGGTCGCCTTGCGCTACCCGGACGTCACCACCGGCCTGCTGGCCTGA
- a CDS encoding AI-2E family transporter, with protein MKLPLTQRLMLAWLALAGTSVVLVWLLAPVLMPFLTAAVLAYVLQPAVDRLSRRLPRALAVVLVELGAMAAALGVLLLIVPIISRELPVLRDQIPVLAVRLNDHLAPRLAQFGIAISLDIESIKAFVLKYFDAKGDGWLAALLSSARIGGSFLLAIIGNAVLVPVVTFYLLLDWHDLQRRLRRMVPPRYLDAVLGFTRECDAVLGQYLRGQLLVMLILAAYYTVALALARFDLALPVGIFTGLAIFVPYVGFGIGAALALLAGVLQYASLYGVGVVAVVYGAGQVIESFFLTPRLVGERIGLHPLAVIFVLLAFGHLFGFVGVLLALPAGALVLVALRRMRAGYVASRLYQG; from the coding sequence ATGAAGCTGCCCCTGACCCAACGCCTGATGCTCGCCTGGCTGGCGCTTGCCGGGACTTCGGTCGTGCTGGTGTGGCTGCTGGCGCCGGTGCTCATGCCCTTCCTGACCGCCGCCGTGCTGGCCTATGTGCTGCAGCCGGCGGTCGACCGGCTGTCCCGGCGCCTGCCGCGGGCGCTGGCCGTGGTGCTGGTGGAGCTGGGGGCGATGGCGGCGGCGCTGGGGGTGCTGCTGCTGATCGTGCCGATCATCTCGCGCGAACTGCCGGTGCTGCGGGACCAGATTCCCGTGCTGGCGGTGCGGCTCAACGACCATCTGGCGCCCCGGCTGGCGCAGTTCGGCATCGCGATCAGCCTCGACATCGAGAGCATCAAGGCCTTCGTGCTCAAGTACTTCGATGCCAAGGGCGACGGCTGGCTGGCGGCGCTGCTGAGTTCAGCGCGCATCGGCGGCAGCTTCCTGCTGGCCATCATCGGCAATGCGGTGCTGGTGCCGGTGGTGACCTTCTACCTGCTGCTCGACTGGCACGACCTGCAGCGCCGTCTGCGCCGCATGGTGCCGCCGCGCTACCTCGATGCCGTGCTCGGATTCACCCGGGAGTGCGACGCCGTGCTGGGCCAGTACCTGCGCGGCCAGCTGCTGGTGATGCTGATCCTTGCGGCCTACTACACGGTGGCGCTGGCGCTGGCGCGTTTCGATCTCGCGCTGCCGGTGGGCATCTTCACGGGACTCGCGATCTTCGTGCCCTACGTGGGGTTCGGCATCGGCGCTGCGCTGGCCTTGCTGGCGGGTGTGTTGCAATACGCCAGTCTGTACGGCGTGGGGGTGGTGGCGGTGGTCTATGGCGCGGGCCAGGTGATCGAAAGTTTCTTCCTCACGCCCCGGCTCGTCGGCGAGCGCATCGGACTGCACCCGCTGGCGGTGATCTTCGTGCTGCTGGCCTTCGGGCACCTGTTCGGCTTTGTCGGCGTGCTGCTGGCGCTGCCGGCCGGTGCGCTGGTGCTGGTGGCCTTGCGCCGGATGCGTGCAGGCTATGTGGCCAGTCGGCTTTACCAGGGATGA
- a CDS encoding rhomboid family intramembrane serine protease yields the protein MPQLPPVTKALMLICTVVYCLQMLAGYWVEVLFALWPLGSEPFMPWQLITYAFLHGSMGHLFFNMLGLWMFGAELESVWGRHRYLQFLGASALAGGVIQLVVVSLGATGGGPTLGASGALYGLLMAFGMMFPDRTIMPLFPPIPMKAKVFVLVFGGMELLFGLAGGGGVAHFAHLGGMLGGWLMLRFWRGLPPFPPKRRRR from the coding sequence ATGCCCCAGCTCCCCCCTGTCACCAAAGCCCTGATGCTGATCTGCACGGTGGTGTACTGCCTGCAGATGCTTGCGGGGTACTGGGTCGAAGTGCTGTTTGCGCTGTGGCCGCTGGGCAGCGAGCCGTTCATGCCCTGGCAGCTGATCACCTATGCCTTCCTGCACGGCAGCATGGGGCACCTGTTCTTCAACATGCTCGGCCTGTGGATGTTCGGCGCCGAACTGGAGTCGGTCTGGGGTCGCCACCGTTACCTGCAGTTCCTGGGCGCCAGTGCGCTGGCGGGCGGGGTGATCCAGCTGGTGGTGGTGAGCCTGGGTGCCACGGGCGGTGGTCCGACGCTCGGTGCGTCCGGGGCGCTCTACGGGCTGCTGATGGCCTTCGGGATGATGTTCCCTGACCGCACGATCATGCCGCTGTTCCCGCCCATCCCGATGAAGGCCAAGGTCTTCGTGCTGGTGTTCGGCGGGATGGAGTTGCTGTTCGGCCTGGCGGGCGGCGGTGGCGTGGCCCACTTCGCGCACCTTGGCGGCATGCTGGGTGGCTGGTTGATGCTGCGCTTCTGGCGCGGCCTGCCGCCGTTTCCACCCAAGCGCCGCCGCCGCTGA